The region aaaaaagctttcaaatttgaaaactttttgcATCACATTTGACTATCAATTAAGGTATATCAGAAAAActaaaaagtttaaaagttaaCTAGTGGCAGGTATTTTTAGCATGGGCCGTTGACTCAGTGAACTACCTAAGCTGATATGAAGCAACACTAAGGATGTGGTAGATCTAAATAATTACCATTTTCCCAGTGGAGGCATGAAAAACAGGTATTTTGGATGCGGTTCAGTCTTACCATAAGGAGGTTAAAATATTTAGCTCAAATGCAAAGGTCAGCAGTTGGTCAGATGAACTCCATTCCCAAGTGACTTCTTAAGGAAGACATCTAATAGCCTTTCAGATATTACATTTCCTTTCTTAGAAAAGACAATTGGAGTCATATCAACGTTCCTCTACATGTAAACTTATATAACTGAATCCTTCCTGTTTTTCTGTCATCATCCTCAaaatagactgaaaaataaacatgtttttgttCAAGAACTGCAAGGTCTGAACATCCCGGTTTCAGGAAGGAATAAAGCATGGAATATATGATTGCTCACGTATTGAGAAACTGAGATGTTTATGTTACAACTATGTTTAACTGCAATTACAATGAAGAACAAATTGTAATTATGAGCACAGAAAAACAACTAAACAAGAGAATGATTAACATCAGAGAATCCAAGTATGCAAGCATTCAGCCTGAATATCAATCTTTGGCTTTTTTCAACAGACGCTTGCCTATTAGTTTTCTTCTTTCGAAACAAGAATGTCCCTGTAAGCAACAGCATAGCTTAGATTGGAAAATGGACTTATAAAGTGTCCAACTTCAAAACAGCAGTAATCCTCTCCTCCTTTGCAAACATCTAAGCTTACTAGGTATGTACATATTTAGAAGTTTGTTTGGCTGGAACCACTTTTCATgtctacatttctgttttcaattaTCCCCAATTTTTCCATTCAGGCCATCTCAGCAATTACCTCTTGCTGAGACTGACCTGAAACTAGGAATTCATGTTCCTAATGGACATAATTGGACCATCAAAAAGGCAGGACTAGACCATccacacaaaacaaaaggtCTATCTTTACTTTTCAAcaacaaagaaatgcaaatactaattttaagtattaaaaaaatgatcaTAAAAGTACTTCCTGGATTTTACATCCAACAGATACTGCATAAAATGCACAAACCATCCCCCCAAATACTCTGCTATCCATTGACTTCATTGCATAAATTTTGCCATAACAGGCTTTCCAAGCCTGTTCCTGATTGGCTGCTTGTCATGTCTTGGAAATGAAATTATACCTATATGACTAAGTTTAGCCTTAGATGGTATTCCATTTATTCCCTGAAGCACCATATGGTGGATTCTTCATTTTTGAAGTGGTTTACCACACGTTATATTTTAATCTGGTATGGTACATACGTGACTCTAattctcacagaatcacggaatcacagaatcaaccaggttggaagagacctcagggatcatcgagtccaaccgttgccctgacaccaccctgtcaactagaccatggcactaagtgccatgtccagtcttttcttaaacacatccagagatggtgactccaccacctccctgggcagcccattccaatgtctaatgaccctttctgagaagaaatgattcctgatgtccaacctgaacctcccctggggaagcctgaggctgtgccctcttgtcctatcgctagttgcccgggagaagaggccaactcccacttcactacaacctcccttcaggtagttgtagattgcaataaggtcacctcggagcctcctcttctccaggctaaacaaccccagctccctcagccgttcctcataggtcataccctccagacccttcaccagcttggtcgccctcctctggactcgctccaacacctcaacatctttcttgaagtgcggggcccagaactgagcacagtactcaagatgtggcctcaccagtgccgagtacagagggacgatcacttccctagaccggctggctacactattcctaatagaggccaggatgccattggccttcttggccacctgggcacactgctggctcacatttagccggctgtcgatcagcacccccaggtctctttctgccgggccgctttctaaccactcttcccccagcctgtagagctgcatggggttgttgtggctgaagtgtaagacgtggcacttgttcttgttgaacctcatgccgttggtctcggcccatctatctaacctgtccagatccctctgtagagccttcctaccctccagcagatcgacactcccacccagcttggtatcatctgcaaatttactgagggtgcactcaatccctacgtctagatcatctataaagatattgaacagcaccggccccagaactgagccatggggaacaccgctagtgaccagccgccagctggactCATGACCTTTTGGAAGGATACCCCACTATAAGACTGCACTCTtcataaaaaaagttttgtatattttttttgcaaggtaTATGAATGAGATTAAGTAAGTTCCCAATTACCCATTAAATTATGCTAATTATTGTTAtccaatttaaataaataatggtTTGATAAAATGCCAGAATAAACCAGGTGtcctgaaagcagcagaattaaTAGCCCAAATTCCTATGGATTATTTTAACGTTCTGTTCTTTGAATGATTGTAATACCCAAAGTCCTGCCTACTTCCTTACACCTTTTTAACTATACAAGTAGTGTCCCTCCATACTTCCTAAATATTCTTTACTTATGGTGAATACTCCCATGGATCTTTCACATGCAGTAGCCTTATCTACTTCCAAATCACCCATAACCTTCTCATCCTACTGCAGTACTGCCAAGCTCCCAAGAGTTTCAAAAGACAGTGCTTTATTCAGAGGTAGTGATTTACTGACAACAAATGCACACTGGCTGGCCAACAACTGGTAGGAGAAAAggtcttctgcttttcctgcagtAAGAACACTAACCATGTAATCCCCTGGAAGCATTCAACCCTTTACTGAGGTTTGAAAATGGAGAGTTGGTTCATAAGTTATTTGGGAGAGTCTAACAGACTGATCATGTAAACTTAATTTTCCCTGGAAATCTagttaatgaaaacattaatcCTTAGAATGCAATTGCatacaaattaaaaagttattatGACACAAAGTCACAAAAAATATAGGATTACGGAAtaggtaattttaaaagtgtacACAAGACAGTCACTTCAGACTACTaccatctttcttttccctcctcacACCTAGTAATAAagatgcaaatatatttttcccttgtgtgCTGAAACCATCTCTTTCCATGTCTcccataaaaaaataaagcttgccGACATGTTTTTTCACATGTGAAAGCCTTTACAAATACCTGCCCACAATCCCTCTCACAAGGTAGCTGAAAATCCAAGAattactggttttgctttgcagtgGCGTACAATTTTGGATGAATAAACTACTGTTGCACTTTTAAATCCAAAAGAGTGGTACAGAACTTCACAGGCAGCTTTTTCACGACACGCCAAAAGGCAGGGCGTGTTAGCTACTCAAGTGTCAATGTTCAAATGCTACAAACCCCAGAGCAGTAAAATCAGCCAATTATTCAAGTCTAGCAGAAATTTTCtaaatttacataaaataacCCAGCTCAGATAACCAAATTTAGTATGTAGACAGCTACATCACAGGCACAAGATATGACTTTTCAACATGCATTTTGATCATTATTTACAGAAGTAGCATAAAATTTTAATCATCAGTCATACACTGCTATGCAATATTAACTACACTTTAAAACTACAGCTCTTAGAATCTATGTGTGGATATATATTGTAAACATCTTTAAAGACAAAGAGGGTGACAATTTAATAACACATTTTTGCCTAGAAGAACAGGATACTCCCTATTCTGAAAGATATTTAAAGTTACAAGTCAGCAAAATAGGAAGCACTGAACTTCCTCCACGGAAAGAGACGTTTTCTATCACACTGCTGAGGATGACACTTTTTATCGTTTCCTCAGTAGCTTCATGAAGCACCTTACGGGCAAGGCTACATTAGTCTGCTAATTACACTATAAAGAGACCCTCTaaattctcttccttttttatggTATCATAAAACCTCTCTCACAAAAGACCAAACGCCTTCTCTTTCAGACCTGCCATTCACTATGCCACATAACTGAGGGACAATGACACATCCTAGATCCAGTCCCACTTTTGTCTTCCTGTTACAGTAAATCtgggaaaaagttattttttcaagaTTCTCAGGGAATACCTATTCTCATTTGTGGGGTTCCATTGGGTCACGTACTGAatgagctatgtccaggcatgtccagggggtggtaatggggtggtgatgaactgaccaattATAATACAGAAcgaggaccttggctatgagaaaaataagatatggggaagttgaaaaataagaaagaatgctgcacctgcaagatatagctttttagcataagccaatcagaactaatatagaggcgtgtggacaaagcatactaaccaatcataatagaaatgacaagTACACGGAGAgtgcacaaaaatagaatagtataaatgtaccctcaatagaatagtataaatgtaccctcagatacatAAATAAAGGAGAcctgcttaacgatcatattggtctgcgtgcatttactctgAGCCCTCTCACTCATCCTTCCAAAACAATGACATTTGCAATAGATGTCGTTTACTAAAACTAATTAAGTGTTGTCTTGCCACAAAGCTCTCAACAAACTGACATTTAGTGGGCCATACATAAAAACTACACACCAGAGGGAACTTAGCTTTTCTGTATCTCCACAAAGCAATCCATTTCTAAACCAACTTCTGAAGCATAAAATACTGTGACATTTTGATAAACCTGCCACTTTATACcattaataaaatgcaaactgtTTAGGGGTTTTACAAAGACAATTCTTGTGtttgtggaagaaaacagtTCTGTGGATGACCAGTTTTATAACTGAACTCTTATATGATTTTATAATTTAACTCTTATCTTGAAATGGCTGTACATTGTGAAATTCAAGTTCAGAAAAGCCAAAGATACTGCAGTAAATATTGCCATGAACAAATCTCTAAAAAAAGCTTTCCCTAGACAAAGAGAACAAGGTATCAGCTGTTAGTGTATGTTCTTAAACTTAAACCTAAACCCAGTGAAAAGTCTATGGTCAGTTTCAGTTGGTTTTAAACTTCATTCACCTTCGATTCGCTGTTTATGAAAAGGATTTATTCCTTTCTTGTTAAGAGAAATGCCAAGAGACCACTGTGATTCATAGTCAGCTCACGATCCTCTAAATGAACTAATCTTTAAATGTGCCTTGACATTAAGACTTCAGAAAGTGCCCACATCCAGCATCTTCCTTGGCCATGTTAATCTTATTTAATTACTATTGTTTGAACAATATATAAATTAGACCTAGccaaagtgaaagaaatgcGGCTCCATCAACACTCTATGAGTTACAGTAACTGTACCTGCCTTAGAACTTCTGTGCAAAGTACAGGTGAAAGTAAAGAATTTAAGCCACTAAAAACAACTATTTGGAAGGAAGCCATTTAAAAGCCATTTATTTTTACCAGAACAGAAAGGGTAAAGACAGTCTGATCACTAAGTAAAACAAGAAGTAAACAAACCAGTTGGTTCAAGCACTAGAAACTGCTTTTAATGCAAAGTcgtattttgttttcatgtctGGTTTAAGTCAGTATTTCCCACCATGACTATGCAATAATAGCACTTCGCTAAACCACGAAGGCTTGAAGAACTCCTGAAGCATCAGTTCCTCCCCATCAGGATTCTAACCACTTACAAAATACAGTCCCATGCATAAAGCAACCAAAGGAAGttggaagagggagagggagatgacagaattggaaataaaaagattaaacaaaCTGGATATAGAAATTGTCAATCCCTCCTGCAGAAAGCAACTTTACTACATGAAACAACTGAGTGTCTCTAACCCTCTGCTCAACTTGCCTTTGGAATCCTCTGTTAACTTTCTACAGTCCAGCAAGATATTTCTTTACCTGAAAAGGCTAGACATCTGTTATTATGGCAGATAATGTGGGAAGCCAACAGGGTAACCAATGACTTTGTAAAAGCTTTTGCTTCAATTCTTTCTGAACTTTGAGGCTAATCAAATCGTTGTTCAGAATCAGACATTATTAAGAGAGAAAGTAAAACAGCATGctaatataaaatgaaaatactttaaaaggcATAAAGTGCATGTACCTGAGGAAAACTGACATTCACcatgacaaaaattaaaatccccGGGTTTATTCTAGAAGAGAGATTTCAGAAATACAGCTAGCTTGTATGCCTTTAAAAGCAATGCTCATATAATCCCATATATTTCTCCATGAAGATAACTGAATGAACAGTTACATACTtactgtgattaaaaataacTCAATTCTTTCTCTCTTAGAAAACCTATTCTGTATATGAACCCTGCACTGTATTGGGCTGATACAGTCAAATGTGAAGTGAATGGATGCTGAAAGCAAGTGCTGCACATGAAGTCCTTTACCTGACTGGTTTGTTCTCAGGGCCAATGTCTCTGAAGCCCATCTCTTCCAGTCTGCAGCATCTGTACAACTCATAATGTCGTGCATGAGTCTGCTCTCTTAAGTCTTCCATATTTGTGCAAATAAGCATCTCGCGAAGCTTTACAAAGTCACAGTGGTTCTCATTTTCCACTAATCAGTTAAAAGAGGAAGATTATTATGCACAAGTAGCAAAAttgtcaaaatatattttaaactgcGTTGAgaatcatttattttgtttactaATTATACTTCCAGGAAAAGTTATCTCATTGTTTATTATATGTCTTATACTTCCTTATAATTTCCAATATACACATTGAAGCACTACCCATAAGTACTCGTGAGCATGTTCCAACACGTCCTGATTTCCTGTTCGAGTTGAACAATGataaatttctctcttttcttccctcttctttacTGACAATCATTAAACTTTGAAATTTGGTGGTGCTAGAGGCACTGCCACCATACTAACCTATCCAAATATTATATATACCATCTCATAGCTTGATTCCAGGGATGCATCACTGCTGGTGAAACTACCAGTTAGTGCACACCGCAAGTATTAATTGCTAAACTCCTTAAACTGTTGATCCAAAACACAATCAATATGGCATCAGTGGATAATACCAGCCCCTTTTAGTACTGGTGAATTTTACACTTCAACTATAATAACAAAAATCTCATAAAAACACCTTTGAGAATTCATTTACCTTGTATAATGCCCCAAGGGTACTGACGAGCTCTCACCATTTTGTTTCCAATTTTCACCTCTTCCATACTTCCTACTACAGCAAATGGTAAATGCCCCTGTAAGAGTCACACCAATACAGTCTTACCTCTCAGAATTCTTACgtcaaaactgaaaagcaaacacttcagaaataaattaaggggaaaaaacaccatTTCAGGAAAAGCCAACAGcagttttaaaccaaaaaacacTTTGAAGAGATCAGTAGCTAGTCAAACTACTGATACAAAAGCCACACTACAATAACAAAACCGGGAGGAGCGGTTGATAGATCAGATGGGCGCGCTGCCAATTCAGAGGAAcctcgacaggctggagaaattgGCCAACAGGAATCTCATGAATAGCAATGCCAAGTCCTGCACGTCAGAAGGAATAACCCCACGCTCCAGCACATGCTGAAGGTTGCCTGTCTGGAAAGACACTTTGCAGGAAAAGACGTGGGGTTCCTGGTGGACAACAGGTTGGACTTGATCCAGCAAGTTCGCCCCAGTGGCAAAGGCAGCCAGCTACATCCTgagctgcattaggaggagtatcagcagcaaacaaaaagccTCTCTAGAACGCATCCCTCTGATTCGCATTCAGCCAGAGTTCATATCCCCAGTAACAGTCATGAGATGATCACAGGTTTGAACCCGAGGTATGGTTACTGCTGTGGGCTCAGCCAAATCGTCAGACATACAGGCTGGGCACTGAGTGTCTGCATGCTGATCCACAACAACtcaccaaattaaaaaaaaaaatcattaactggaaaataaatcacTAGCAGAGCTTGAAAGGGGTAAGTACCAGACCACCACCTTTCCCCACAGCAGAAGGACCTGTTACTGAATGACAGCGTGCACATCCTCACTCCCTGGCACAAGTGACAGAGGTTGGGACTGCAGAGCCATACACTCCTCCTCCCTACTTTCAAACCCCAgtacatgcaaatgtatgtTCACGTGCATCTACAAACATACGCAAATACAGACACAGTGCTCAGAGCAAAGACATCCAGCTTCACAAGCTTAGTTGAAGTTGGCAGATACTCCTGGGAGGATCTGAAAGGACAACAGTAAAAAAGCCAGAATAACATCTAACTTTTTAATCTCCAGAGAAAATTTGTCcttatttcaaatgaaagtactaaataaaaggaaaaagcagatggAAGACTTGCTATCATAAAGACCAGAGAAAATTGGAGAAACAAGGCACTTGAATATCTTCCCTAACAGATGTAAGGTAGTATTTGCTGAGGAAAGAGCAAAGCCAATCTGTCCTTCTATGTTTGTAATTATATATTAATTATCCAGAAATtcaaaaaagtatttatgaGTAAGAACCTCTTTACTGTTgctgagacagaaaagaaaaagcttcctAAAACGAGTGGTATCAACAGTACAGGGACAGGAAGGTTTGcaagtaggggaaaaaaaaaaaaacccagaacataGAGGCTTtttaagaagagagaaaaataaataaactaacTTGTTACACAAAAACCTATAAGCCTCAAGATAATGGTGAAAGAACAGGCATGAATCTGCATTAGAAAGTGATGCTTTAGTACTGAAATACCAAAGTTTTTGTCATTTACTTACATTCATGATGGTATTAATTTTAGAAACGGTTTCATCATCAGTTGGAAACTGGTATATCTGGACGCCATTACTAACTAGTTCACTCATTATTTTGTTCTTGAACTTCTGTAGTTCGGTTTTAGAAATGCTGTCTGCTTTGCCTATAATTGGTATAATGTTCACCTATTAATGATACAAATTTTATGAAATGTGTAAGACTTCAGTTTTGAGGTGACatcttttataaattaaattgtTCGGTGATGAGCTCTTTAAAACTTCCCTTACAGTTGAAACTTTTGCATCAATTGATATCAAAGCTTCACAAAccataaaaaatacattcactggcatcatttaacaaaataacaacagATTATTTAATATACTCCCTTAAAATTAACTGATTCTgagaaaagaacaaggaagGAGGTTTCATACAGTGAAGTAGCCAGAGGAACAGCAACACCTACTTATTAACTAAATGACATTATTTATATCTCTGCTAAAAAATAGATTGTTTTAGTTTATAGCACCAGGGGACACGGTTCAGGTGTTAAATGAAAGTCGACAGTttaaatacacaaagaaaaggaagctggCTACCaaaccctgcctgcccctgAGCCTCTTCCTTGAGCCTTTCAGCTACAACATCTTGTTCACCTCACTGCTGCAGCAAAGAGTTTCACAACTGCTAGCAGAGGAATGACGAAGACTGAAGAATCTTGCTTACCAGTCTTTACACTAATTATTCAGAACTCAAAATTCAATTCTATTATGGTAAACTGCCCTATATCCTAAAATAGTTATGACAATAATTCGGAAAGTAGTAGAAGccaaatttttcttaaaaatactatCACCACTCccaaaatatgcatttttcagAACTAGATACAAATAATTAATGCCAATGtccaaatattttggaagaacAATACAAATAATTCTTCCAGATTTCAGATGACGAGAGTTTTACAGAGTTCCTTGATCATAGATGcaataaggcaaaaaaaagaaaaaacctcacacacattctttttattcttctgaataTTCTGTCTGAATGGAAATGCCTAAGCATGAAATCTCACGAACAGATTCAAAATGgatgtttttgaaataaatcttaTGTTTTAAGCAATAtgtccaaatgaaaaaaagcatgcCAAACTCCAAAGTATGACTTCTAAGATCACCTGAAGATAGTCCTTAATTGTGTAACATACTCAACCAAAGCACATATGGGGTAAAATATCTGAAATCAAATAACTGAGTTAATTTAGGATTGTATAAACAACCTATTACAGCTAGTAGTAATTCACAGCTTCAATCAAATTAGCTGAGGGACATCAATGTAGGTTTTCTATCatatagctttaaaaatggATGGAACACAGAGTTCTCAGAATTAAATTAACCTTTGCTCTGTCTTTTCAACATGAAAGTTTTTCAAGCACTCATTAATTAGGAGAGAATTTCTTGGAAAATGAATAGCAGAGAAAGACTACTGAGAAGATcagtaacaaaagaaaagcaaaacagccagAAACTGTGATTACAGCTATCAACATTGATGTTAAATTACAACCAttgtattaaaatttaaaagcaatactACTCTGGCTTTAGataagcaaccaaaaaaaaaagttatctttgCTTAATCtgttaaacaaaattaatttctgcttgCAGCATCTAAGGTTTACTTGAAAATTAGTATCTGTCTCAGTCCTTTCATTCAAGAATAACATTAATTGACAGCACGCATTTGTACTAACAAGAGACTTAAATCGTATTGAATTGGACCACATATAGACGTGCCCTAAGTCCCACTGCTCCCTCCTACACCTACTACTTGGAAACTAATGGACTGAAACCCTTCCAGCCTGTTCCCCAGCTACAACCCTCAAAAACTACAAAATTGAACTTTGCTACAAAGCAATAGGCCATTAACACAGAATCACTTTAACACCATATAAAAAGTCTACACTTCCAATAAAACCAACAGTACTGcccttcccctttcctgcaGCTGCTCATTGCCAGGTAAAACTAAAATCTGTGCAGCTGTCCAAGGTGACAGGTCACTTTTCTGCTTGATCAGTTCCCTAACCAAGCAAAACTCTTTAGCTTTCAATTTCAATCAGTTCCCTCATCCAGGGAACTGGCTGCCCAAAACACTTAAGCATGCACAATgggaagaagcagctgagaCTGCCTCATTCAATAGCGAGGCAGAATGACCATACAAAGACACCACGATAAACTTCATCCATGTGCATTACTTCTCTGTTTGCTATCACCAGATTCAGACCTCTGATCATCCTTCTGCCTGAAATGCGAAGTGTCGCTCCCCCCTCCAATTAGAAAACATGCTATTACTCTAAATTAAGATTTTCATGTTACACCTTACATTAATGTCAAAACATGTTGCCCCTTTATGCtctagagaatgaaaaaaatacatatacttGAAATTATTATTGGTTGGTATCTTGCAGGCTGATTTAAGTGTATCTCTATGAATCAATGCAAAAATTTCCAAAgattctttttgaagaaaaaaaaaaaacaaactcaaaccCCACAAGGTACTCTCATGTCATTTCCTGACTTAATATCAATTTGTATGTAATTCTGCAAGAATGACTTAAAAATGCAGATCTATTAGTCGAATAATCACTAGTTCCCAGCAAGAGAGCATACCGAAGAAGACTGCTTTAACCTGTGAATGAAACCTGGCTGCTCTGTAGTGATTCAGTCCTAAGCAAAACTACAGGACATTCCAATGTCTAAAAGCTAGAGGCCAAATTCTTAGCTAGTCATCCAGTATATAAGCAATAAAGAATTAATTGCCCACAGAtacatctgggtttttttttctctgagacaAAGCAGAaccaaaaataaagcagaactaCTTTCATTTTATcctgacagaaaaaatattttctcaagaTGCTGGGACTCATagatctattttctttttttttcagaagaaacactgttttaaagGGAGTTCAGTAAAGAGAGGGCACAACCTAGAAACCAAGTGTTTTTGTGATTTAACACAACCTCCAACTTCAAAATTCAGAGTAGAACAACATGCTCCAAGAAACTGTCCCATTTTCTAGTATCAAAGCTCTTTAGCTATCAGTGCATATTACAGAGTagtttcacaaatattttaatctggCGTAAACCAACAccatagcagaaagaaatgACCCTGCTCTCCCCTACCTTTGTCCCAC is a window of Nyctibius grandis isolate bNycGra1 chromosome 2, bNycGra1.pri, whole genome shotgun sequence DNA encoding:
- the SEPTIN10 gene encoding septin-10, with product MKSLDSKVNIIPIIGKADSISKTELQKFKNKIMSELVSNGVQIYQFPTDDETVSKINTIMNGHLPFAVVGSMEEVKIGNKMVRARQYPWGIIQVENENHCDFVKLREMLICTNMEDLREQTHARHYELYRCCRLEEMGFRDIGPENKPVSLQEAYEAKRHEFYLELQRKEEEMRQRFVQRVKEKEAILKAAEQQIQTKFEHRMLIHQEEKLKLEKKKKALEDEIAVFIEKKANAEFLQSQASVSTPVVSLKRDKDHKNSSFT